The proteins below come from a single Drosophila busckii strain San Diego stock center, stock number 13000-0081.31 chromosome X, ASM1175060v1, whole genome shotgun sequence genomic window:
- the LOC108606452 gene encoding probable 6-phosphogluconolactonase produces MSKRKCAFKFTVALTDEQLLKTLADTIKSCAQQAKTNGNTFRIGLSGGSLVQLLTNALVSHKFDTSSWVFFFCDERYVAPDHNDSTYWAYKSHLMKKVPSIVDGQFLKVNTSLPLDACASDYESRVQSEFGCCKPEFDLLLLGMGPDGHTCSLFPEQPASLTETKRLVMPIRNSPKPPPERVTFTLPLINNAKNVVFVVTGDSKMEVVKSVFLDIDKRYPAAWVEPTKGKLTLITDIGAGQALTEEAE; encoded by the exons ATGTCCAAGCGTAAATGTGCTTTTAAATTTACCGTAGCTCTTACAGATGAGCAGCTGCTAAAGACTTTGGCCGACACAATAAAAAGTTGCGCGCAACAGGCGAAAACCAATGGAAATACATTTCGCATTGGTCTCTCAG GTGGATCACTGGTGCAGCTTTTAACCAATGCACTCGTCTCCCATAAATTTGACACTTCAAGTTGGGTGTTTTTCTTCTGTGATGAGCGCTATGTTGCACCTGATCATAATGACTCAACTTACTGGGCTTACAAATCTCATCTGATGAAAAAAGTGCCTAGCATTGTAGACGGTCAATTTTTGAAGGTCAACACCAGTTTGCCCTTGGATGCCTGCGCCAGTGACTATGAATCACGTGTGCAATCGGAGTTTGGCTGTTGTAAGCCAGAGTTTGACTTGCTTTTATTGGGCATGGGACCAGATGGGCATACATGCTCCTTATTTCCAGAACAGCCGGCTTCTCTGACTGAGACAAAGCGACTGGTCATGCCCATACGCAATTCACCTAAGCCTCCACCGGAACGCGTAACATTTACTTTACCCCTAATTAAtaatgccaaaaatgttgTCTTCGTGGTAACAGGAGACAGTAAAATGGAAGTGGTTAAG AGCGTTTTTTTGGACATTGACAAACGGTATCCTGCTGCTTGGGTGGAACCAACAAAGGGCAAGCTGACATTGATAACGGACATAGGCGCTGGACAGGCGCTTACGGAAGAAGCTGAATAG
- the LOC108606449 gene encoding putative sodium-dependent multivitamin transporter: MSSTLGGWDYAILAVSLIVSILIGLYYRFVGSKKNTTTEYLLADRSMGVMPVAFSLMASFMSAVTMLGVSMEIYQYGTMFVLINLSYCIGTPIAAYLILPVFYRLKTASVYEYLELRFGYATRLVASIAFSVQMILYMGIVVYAPALALEAVTGLNQVFSILIVGVVCTIYATLGGMKAVLITDIYQSLLMFAAIFSVIICAGIKAGSLDKVWKAAESAGRIDFGNFSADPTMRHTWFTQIIGGLATYLSIYGVNQTQVQRLLAVRNLRSARAALWWSLPILCLLSLSTCFSGLCIYWYYRNCDPLLEGRISSRDQIMPLFVVDTMGGYTGLAGLFVSGIFCASLSTISSAISSLAAVTVEDYLKPLMRGCAGRTLTDNQTLWYSKLLSVFFGALCVGMSFMAGSIGGLLQAALSIFGIIGGPLLGLFTLGMYVTKANQKGAIAGLLLSLAFSFWIGFGQPKPPIPSLEINANDCPITKTYAHDIFLARNESESEPEHYFYLYRISYAWYASLGFLVAFIGGWLCSCCFAACKWDNNQRIYQDAESKLIKQDLFAPPIAMRLQRKQMPTLVVTTSSSSNNSTTDATAPEINWQLDISPKPAR, from the coding sequence ATGAGCAGCACACTCGGCGGCTGGGATTATGCCATACTGGCGGTCTCCTTAATAGTTTCCATACTGATTGGACTCTACTATCGCTTTGTTGGCAGCAAGAAGAACACCACAACGGAATATTTGCTGGCGGATCGCTCCATGGGTGTAATGCCAGTGGCATTTAGTTTAATGGCCAGCTTCATGTCCGCGGTAACGATGCTGGGTGTGTCGATGGAAATCTATCAGTATGGCACCATGTTTGTGCTCATCAATCTGTCCTATTGCATTGGCACGCCCATTGCCGCCTACTTGATACTGCCCGTCTTCTATCGCTTGAAAACGGCCAGCGTCTATGAATACCTCGAGCTGCGCTTTGGCTATGCCACACGTCTGGTCGCCTCCATAGCGTTCTCCGTGCAAATGATACTCTACATGGGCATTGTTGTATATGCGCCCGCTCTGGCTCTGGAGGCTGTCACGGGCTTGAATCAAGTGTTTTCGATACTGATTGTGGGCGTGGTTTGCACCATTTACGCCACACTGGGCGGCATGAAGGCCGTGCTCATCACGGACATTTATCAATCGCTACTCATGTTTGCGGCCATCTTCAGTGTCATCATTTGTGCAGGCATCAAGGCTGGCAGCCTCGATAAGGTGTGGAAAGCAGCCGAGTCAGCGGGACGCATTGATTTCGGCAACTTTAGCGCTGATCCCACCATGCGACACACCTGGTTTACCCAAATTATTGGCGGCTTGGCCACATATCTCTCCATCTACGGCGTCAATCAAACTCAAGTGCAACGTCTGCTGGCTGTGCGCAATTTGCGCTCCGCACGCGCCGCTCTCTGGTGGAGTCTGCCCATATTGTGCCTGCTCAGCTTGAGCACCTGCTTCTCGGGCCTGTGCATCTATTGGTATTATCGCAATTGCGATCCCCTGCTGGAGGGTCGCATTAGTTCGCGTGACCAGATCATGCCGCTGTTCGTTGTCGACACCATGGGCGGCTATACGGGATTGGCGGGCCTCTTTGTCTCGGGCATCTTTTGCGCCAGTCTGTCCACCATTAGTTCCGCCATCAGCTCGCTGGCTGCCGTCACGGTGGAGGATTATCTGAAGCCACTTATGCGCGGCTGTGCTGGACGCACGCTCACCGATAATCAGACCTTATGGTACTCCAAGCTGCTCTCGGTCTTCTTTGGCGCCTTGTGCGTGGGCATGTCCTTCATGGCCGGCTCCATTGGCGGACTGCTGCAGGCGGCGCTCTCCATATTTGGCATCATTGGTGGACCACTTTTGGGGCTCTTCACGCTGGGCATGTATGTGACCAAGGCGAATCAGAAGGGCGCCATTGCAGGCTTGCTGCTCTCGCTGGCCTTCTCCTTCTGGATAGGCTTTGGTCAGCCCAAGCCGCCCATACCCAGCCTGGAAATAAACGCCAATGACTGTCCCATAACAAAAACCTATGCCCATGATATATTTCTCGCTCGCAATGAGTCAGAGTCGGAGCCggagcattatttttatttgtatcgCATTAGCTATGCTTGGTATGCCTCCTTGGGTTTCCTCGTCGCCTTCATTGGCGGCTGGctctgctcctgctgctttgCCGCCTGCAAATGGGATAACAATCAACGCATCTACCAGGACGCTGAGAGCAAGCTAATCAAGCAGGATCTCTTTGCGCCGCCCATTGCGATGCGCCTGCAGCGCAAGCAAATGCCAACTCTGGTGGTGACCacctcgagcagcagcaacaatagcaccACCGATGCCACAGCGCCCGAGATCAATTGGCAGCTGGACATTTCACCCAAGCCAGCGCGTTAA
- the LOC108605581 gene encoding zinc finger protein 845, translating to MPDTDTNFDAERICRVCLRAADVDFYFIYDETPVELGANIAQILNECTRYTCERYDKMPHHMCDTCIKAARQAFRFKRDAEQAYRSLVATLGRTPLIKPNSSDVCTQTEQLPMLSCGMCDDKFLNIYELRLHRQRQHKEAQHLKCEHCEAEFQSVRHLRSHLQSQHDQASSCRMCQRVFSRRDHLMRHLRTVHKIDNPRRSLTEEQQGSTSWPPVDEASMQCDDEMVLLNDTGCSDDNIEDGYECHTNPISSNEEGDEDDEADAEAKANLWLHIKPEPELELERDREQEDKRRKSTKTEQELESPKNVNSMLSAVEVKEEPVSSSAEQLPIKQELHLMQHRLDNASDLEEDDEDLEVEDEEDYHLMHSTDGELDESDLDDTQCAQAKLQQKSTADSSGKQQRQKRRRRSKRNSNSNNNSSPNPENRCDVCQRTFSRHCHLLRHKLSHLEQKPHSCPHCPKAFARSDHLKAHMTSLHGNKEHKCQICEAAFSRVDALERHKLSKHNGEGLDANSELKLQLSEHTCEYCAKRFSSKTYLRKHTLIHTEFLYACKSCDETFKERQQLRNHEKTHTGQRNFLCCICGDSFARNDYLRVHMRRHNGEKPYKCRFCIKAFPRATDLKVHERYHTGTKPNLCNTCGKSFHRAYNLTIHMRTHTGERPYKCDQCPKSFSQSNDLKAHIRRHTGERYKCPHCDAYFLQLYHMRNHCLSAHNKHIETKTGRLQRTGLLDEHNQTHLTTVVMPPPSAPASSSTRLQQVAAALPTSSSIMEAPYNSTTIPSPVSAVTMPQSSSYVETVSAAAATPTAPFAAFSIPPAVMAHLMYNHGGNSQQSSASDTGDVSK from the exons ATGCCCGACACGGACACAAATTTTGATGCAGAGCGCATCTGTCGCGTTTGCTTGAGAGCAGCGGATgtggatttttattttatatacgaTGAGACCCCTGTGGAGCTGGGCGCCAACATAGCCCAGATACTAAACGAATGTACGCGCTACACCTGCGAACGGTACGACAAAATGCCACACCATATGTGCGATACCTGCATCAAAGCCGCACGCCAGGCGTTTCGCTTTAAACGAGATGCCGAGCAGGCATATCGCTCCCTGGTTGCCACACTGGGTCGCACGCCTCTCATCAAGCCCAATAGCAGCGATGTTTGCACCCAGACGGAACAGCTGCCAATGCTGTCCTGCGGCATGTGCGATGACAAGTTCCTCAACATATACGAGCTCCGACTGCATCGGCAACGGCAGCACAAAGAGGCACAACACTTGAAATGTGAGCATTGTGAGGCGGAATTCCAGTCTGTACGACATCTGCGCAGTCATTTGCAGTCTCAGCATGATCAAGCGTCCAGCTGCCGCATGTGCCAACGTGTCTTCTCCAGGCGAGATCACTTGATGCGTCACTTACGCACTGTGCACAAGATAGACAATCCACGCCGGTCGTTAACTGAAGAGCAGCAAGGTAGTACAAGTTGGCCACCAGTGGACGAGGCGAGCATGCAATGTGATGATGAGATGGTGTTGCTGAATGATACTGGCTGCTCCGATGATAATATTGAGGATGGCTACGAGTGCCACACAAATCCCATATCAAGTAATGAAGAAGGCGATGAGGACGACGAAGCCGATGCCGAGGCTAAAGCAAACCTATGGCTGCACATCAAGCCGGAGCCagaactggagctggagcgaGATCGTGAACAGGAAGACAAACGTCGCAAGAGCACAAAAACAGAGCAAGAGCTGGAGTCGCCTAAAAATGTCAACAGCATGTTAAGCGCTGTGGAGGTCAAAG AGGAACCAGTAAGCAGCAGTGCGGAGCAGTTGCCGATTAAGCAAGAGCTGCACCTGATGCAGCATCGGCTTGACAACGCATCAGATCTGGAGGAAGACGATGAGGATCTGGAAGTAGAGGACGAAGAGGATTATCATTTGATGCACAGCACAGATGGCGAGCTAGACGAAAGCGATTTGGATGATACGCAATGCGCACAAGCCAAGCTCCAACAAAAGTCCACAGCGGACAGCTCTGGCAAGCAGCAGAGACAAAAACGTCGACGTCGAAgcaaacgcaacagcaacagtaacaacaacagctcacCCAATCCAGAAAATCGCTGCGATGTCTGCCAGCGCACATTCTCACGCCACTGCCATTTGCTGCGTCACAAGCTGTCGCATCTAGAGCAAAAGCCTCATAGTTGTCCGCACTGTCCCAAGGCTTTTGCGCGTAGCGACCATCTGAAGGCGCATATGACAAGTCTACATGGCAACAAGGAGCACAAATGCCAGATTTGCGAGGCAGCATTTTCGCGTGTCGACGCGCTGGAGCGCcataagctaagcaaacacaATGGCGAAGGCTTGGATGCCAACAGTGAGCTCAAGCTGCAGTTGAGCGAACACACCTGCGAATATTGCGCCAAGCGATTCAGCAGCAAGACTTATCTACGCAAGCATACGCTCATACATACAGAGTTTCTCTATGCCTGCAAGAGCTGTGATGAGACCTTCAAGGAGCGGCAACAGTTGCGCAACCATGAAAAGACCCACACGGGTCAACGCAACTttctttgctgcatttgtggTGATAGCTTTGCGCGGAACGACTATTTGCGCGTGCATATGCGTCGCCACAATGGCGAGAAGCCCTACAAGTGCCGCTTTTGCATCAAGGCGTTCCCACGTGCCACAGATCTCAAGGTGCACGAACGCTATCACACGGGGACGAAGCCCAATTTGTGCAACACATGCGGCAAGAGTTTCCATCGTGCCTACAATCTAACTATCCATATGCGTACGCACACCGGCGAACGTCCCTACAAATGCGATCAATGCCCCAAGAGCTTTAGCCAGAGCAACGATCTCAAGGCGCACATACGCCGGCACACAGGCGAACGCTACAAGTGTCCCCACTGCGATGCCTACTTTTTGCAATTGTATCACATGCGCAATCATTGCCTTAGCGCCCACAACAAGCACATTGAGACCAAGACGGGGCGATTGCAGCGCACTGGACTGCTGGATGAGCACAATCAGACGCATCTTACCACGGTGGTTATGCCGCCGCCTTCAGCGCCGGCTTCGTCATCCACACGCTTGCAACAAGTCGCTGCAGCGCTACCGACGTCTTCCTCTATTATGGAGGCGCCCTACAACAGCACCACCATTCCATCACCTGTATCCGCAGTAACGATGCCGCAGTCTTCCAGCTATGTGGAAACAgtgagtgcagcagcagccacgcccacagcaccGTTTGCTGCTTTCAGCATACCTCCTGCAGTTATGG CCCATCTCATGTACAATCATGGCGGTAACAGCCAGCAGAGCAGTGCAAGCGACACCGGTGACGTCAGCAAATAA
- the LOC108606453 gene encoding uncharacterized protein LOC108606453 — MKFALCLCLGMLMLMSVAHARPMTNDAEQLVELESVEQLPTKPREQQAHILQIAAKPQQETAEQQKTRLNIFDTIVEQLREAGVQTSEKQPLQTLTYKELTHLLALWHMTQSRNFYEPMTPAMRAIKDDADQNAERAKDNANASTTDNMANSIANKQPRSG; from the coding sequence ATGAAGTTCgctctttgcctttgcctcggcatgctcatgctcatgtCTGTGGCCCATGCACGGCCCATGACCAACGATGCCGAGCAGCTGGTCGAGCTGGAATCTGTGGAGCAGCTGCCCACAAAGCCGCGCGAGCAACAGGCGCACATTCtgcaaattgcagccaagCCACAGCAGGAAACTGCAGAGCAGCAAAAGACGCGTTTGAATATTTTCGATACCATTGTCGAGCAGCTGCGCGAAGCTGGCGTCCAGACCTCGGAGAAGCAGCCACTGCAGACGCTCACCTACAAGGAGCTAACCCATCTCTTGGCCCTTTGGCACATGACTCAGAGTCGCAATTTCTATGAGCCGATGACTCCGGCAATGCGCGCCATAAAAGATGACGCCGATCAGAATGCAGAGCGGGCCAAAGATAACGCTAACGCTAGCACTACCGATAACATGGCCAATAGCATTGCCAATAAGCAGCCACGCAGCGGATAA
- the LOC108606448 gene encoding nuclear RNA export factor 1: protein MPKRGGGGGQRYNNHNNVGNGPHGGGGSRFSALKDYDEVEDHQRRKDRNKRRVSFKTSQFPHKSDVKLRLQDVRRWDEDDDMTEMTTMNKDRPSSRRRGSPIPRGKFAKLIPNSAGWYQVSIYNGQIYDKETLLRALLAAMSPHVFIPQYWRTERNCVLFFTDDFEVAERLQQLGRHAQLPDGFRLNPRVRSGVPLVTIDEELKTKMKLVMAKRYNVPTKALDLSHFHTDQDLKPVFCPLFRVNVMSVALDIISENIPDLVAINLNDNNMSTMEAFKGIEKRLPQLKILYLGDNKLPSLAHLLVFRNLAIGELVLKNNPLRSRYKDFQLFVSEVRRKFPKLVKLDGETLPPLVEFDIVDNAALPTAKASYLCDSGGAEVVRQFLDQYFNIFDSGNRQPLLDAYHEHAMLSTTMPSASQAGRLNKFWKFNRNLRRVVPNERDDSRIRLLKTGRLGCVSMLDEWPHTVHERRTFTVDLTIYNPQMIVFTVTGLFKELSGDGDGPAASSVQSYELRHFMRTYVVVPQNTGFCIRNETIFITSATTEQMREFKRSQHLPAPGAASAAGSSILAGRAASTGSGTENSLQNRLQQNQSTQSTQVAMLPPVAAPAAVAGPPSEATKMQMIQAMSAQSQMNLDWSRKCLEETNWDYNHAAFVFEKLFKENKIPAEAFVK, encoded by the exons ATGCCTAAgcgcggtggcggcggcggtcaACGTtacaacaatcacaacaatGTTGGGAATGGCCCTCACGGCGGCGGAGGCTCACGTTTCTCCGCACTAAAAGACTATGAtg AAGTGGAGGATCATCAGCGACGCAAGGATCGCAATAAGCGACGCGTCAGTTTCAAGACATCGCAATTTCCACACAAAAGCGATGTCAAGTTGCGTCTGCAGGATGTGCGACGCTGGGATGAAGACGATGATATGACCGAAATGACAACCATGAACAAG GATCGGCCCAGCTCCAGACGTCGCGGCTCACCAATTCCAAGAGGCAAATTCGCTAAGCTTATACCCAATAGTGCCGGCTGGTATCAGGTGTCG ATATACAATGGCCAGATCTATGACAAGGAGACGCTGCTGCGTGCCCTATTGGCGGCCATGTCGCCGCATGTCTTCATCCCGCAATATTGGCGCACGGAGCGCAACTGTGTGCTCTTCTTTACGGATGACTTTGAGGTGGCCgagcggctgcagcagctggggcGGCACGCACAATTGCCCGATGGCTTTCGCTTGAATCCGCGTGTGCGCAGCGGTGTGCCGCTGGTGACCATCGATGAGGAGCTCAAGACCAAAATGAAGCTGGTGATGGCCAAGCGTTATAATGTGCCGACCAAGGCGCTGGACTTGTCGCACTTTCACACCGATCAGGATCTGAAGCCGGTGTTTTGTCCATTGTTTCGCGTCAATGTCATGTCCGTGGCACTGGACATTATAAGCGAGAATATACCCGATCTGGTGGCAATCAATCTGAATGACAACAACATGTCCACCATGGAGGCATTCAAGGGCATCGAGAAGCGTCTGCCACAGCTGAAGATACTCTATCTAGGCGATAATAAG ctgccCTCGCTGGCGCATCTGTTGGTCTTTCGTAACTTGGCCATTGGGGAGCTGGTGCTGAAGAATAATCCGTTGCGTTCGCGCTATAAGGACTTCCAGCTATTTGTCAG TGAAGTTCGACGCAAGTTTCCCAAACTGGTAAAGCTG GATGGTGAAACGCTGCCGCCACTGGTGGAATTTGATATAGTCGATAATGCCGCATTGCCCACGGCCAAGGCGTCGTATCTATGCGACAGCGGTGGCGCTGAGGTTGTGCGTCAGTTCTTGGATCAATACTTCAACATATTCGATTCGGGCAATCGGCAACCTCTGCTGGATGCCTATCATGAGCATGCTATGCTCTCAACTACAATGCCCTCCGCCAGTCAAGCGGGCAG ATTAAACAAGTTCTGGAAATTCAATCGCAATCTGCGTCGCGTTGTGCCCAATGAGCGCGATGATTCGCGCATACGTTTGCTCAAGACCGGTCGACTGGGCTGCGTCTCCATGCTGGACGAATGGCCGCACACAGTGCACGAGCGTCGCACCTTCACCGTCGATCTGACGATATACAAT CCACAAATGATAGTGTTTACTGTCACCGGCCTGTTCAAGGAGCTGagtggcgatggcgatggtcCAGCAGCCAGCTCGGTGCAGTCCTATGAGCTGCGTCACTTTATGCGCACCTATGTTGTGGTGCCTCAAAATACGGGCTTCTGCATTCGCAATGAGACGATATTTATAACCAGCGCCACCACCGAGCAGATGCGCGAGTTTAAGCGCTCGCAGCATCTGCCCGCTCCGGGCGCGGCCAGTGCTGCTGGCTCTAGCATACTCGCTGGCAGGGCGGCCAGCACAGGCAGCGGCACAGAGAACTCGCTGCAGAATCGCTTGCAACAGAATCAGAGCACACAGAGTACACAGGTTGCCATGCTGCCACCAGTAGCTGCGCCCGCTGCCGTCGCTGGTCCGCCCAGTGAGGCtaccaaaatgcaaatgattcAGGCCATGAGCGCCCAAAGTCAAATGAATCTAGACTGGAGTCGCAA ATGCTTGGAGGAAACCAATTGGGATTACAATCATGCTGCGTTCGTGTTTGAGAAACTCTTCAAGGAGAACAAGATACCGGCTGAAGCTTTTGTCAAATGA
- the LOC108605031 gene encoding protein regulator of cytokinesis 1, which produces MSDYKNIRSTILCMAGENVEKLMSKWENMFDSDYCQELMEKLEVRVRSFYEDLIAETDHKEDEIKEDLQTLRAEAAAVMRLLYKNEEIENKPEDMPLVVWREKLDIRVQNLRDELRMRHNEIDELLLQQYFLCEELGESPLPLLADPLPELHEISTFRDHLKRLQAERALRMDEMFQLRSQIKQHMKQLELLPQSDADEQLLSQANLNMTPHIMQKLRLMHEKLTAQVVEWRQRIDDMREKIKVLWVRLEYTDEFAMQKVTDVTWYTQQTYDVLSEELQRCQQLRRQDVKRFVEQLRMEIQKWWDLTLKSQRERKSFVNYYNDCYNEDLLELHELELDDIKTFYNSNKEIFDLFANRAEVWERMVALQAKESDPKRFNNRGGQLLKEERERKMIMSKLAKIELQIKELVLAYEKRTKSQFLVHGESILQYMESDWERLRQTKEQQSSARKHISPMSGSRTPSDRQLCPLTGASKSTGNLHKRKLIKDANNDLININNAKRCLMQALTLGIPKIQVQPPSSDDEEDYS; this is translated from the coding sequence ATGTCtgactataaaaatatacgaTCGACCATTCTATGTATGGCTGGTGAAAATGTGGAAAAATTAATGAGCAAATGGGAAAACATGTTTGATTCCGACTATTGTCAAGAATTAATGGAGAAGCTTGAAGTGCGTGTGCGCTCTTTTTACGAAGATCTCATAGCAGAAACTGATCACAAGGAGGACGAAATAAAAGAAGACTTACAAACTCTGCGAGCCGAGGCAGCTGCTGTAATGCGAttgctttataaaaatgaggaaattgaaaataagcCAGAAGATATGCCTCTGGTTGTGTGGCGGGAGAAGTTGGACATACGTGTACAGAACTTACGAGATGAGCTGCGCATGCGCCATAATGAAATCGACGAGCTACTGCTGCAGCAGTACTTTTTGTGCGAAGAGCTAGGTGAGTCGCCGTTGCCTCTGCTTGCCGATCCTTTGCCAGAGCTGCACGAAATTTCCACGTTTCGTGACCATCTGAAACGGTTACAGGCGGAGCGAGCACTTCGTATGGATGAGATGTTTCAACTACGTAGCCAAATAAAGCAGCACATGAAACAGCTTGAGCTGCTTCCTCAATCGGACGCGGATGAGCAACTGCTAAGCCAGGCGAACCTCAATATGACGCCTCATATAATGCAAAAGCTGCGTCTGATGCATGAGAAGCTTACTGCTCAAGTGGTGGAATGGCGGCAGCGTATAGACGATATGCGGGaaaaaattaaagtgctgTGGGTGCGGTTGGAGTACACGGATGagtttgcaatgcaaaaagtaaCTGACGTCACGTGGTATACCCAGCAAACTTACGATGTGCTCAGTGAGGAGCTACAGCGCTGTCAGCAGCTGCGTCGTCAGGATGTAAAGAGGTTCGTCGAACAGCTGAGGATGGAGATTCAGAAGTGGTGGGATTTGACACTGAAGTCACAGCGGGAGCGCAAGAGTTtcgttaattattataatgattGCTACAACGAGGACCTGTTGGAGCTCCATGAGTTGGAGCTGGACGACATAAAGACTTTTTACAATAGTAATAAGGAAATTTTCGATCTGTTTGCGAATCGCGCCGAAGTGTGGGAACGTATGGTAGCTCTGCAGGCGAAGGAGAGTGATCCAAAGAGATTTAACAATCGTGGTGGGCAGCTGCTTAAGGAGGAGCGTGAGCGTAAGATGATAATGAGCAAACTGGCCAAAattgagctgcaaataaaagagTTAGTATTAGCGTATGAGAAACGTACGAAATCTCAATTTCTGGTGCACGGCGAGAGCATACTGCAGTACATGGAGAGTGACTGGGAGCGTCTGCGTCAAACCAAGGAGCAGCAGAGTTCGGCCAGAAAACATATCTCGCCAATGTCCGGGTCAAGAACACCATCCGATCGGCAGCTGTGTCCGCTCACTGGCGCATCGAAGTCCACAGGCAATCTGCACAAGAGGAAGCTGATAAAAGATGCTAACAATGATctaataaacattaataatgCGAAACGCTGTTTGATGCAGGCGCTGACGTTAGGGATTCCAAAGATTCAAGTGCAGCCGCCGAGTAGTGACGATGAGGAAGATTATTCGTGA
- the LOC108606454 gene encoding uncharacterized protein LOC108606454 encodes MGSCCSKDLDDKRSWSPEETKNGSTTSTIIAQPIDNVGNTGVFTLTRTTTTTTTTAKTTTTTKDDADAI; translated from the exons ATGggtagctgctgctctaagGATTTGGACGATAAGCGTTCCTGGAGTCCCGAGGAAACTAAAAATGGC aGCACCACCTCGACGATTATAGCACAGCCCATAGATAATGTGGGTAATACGGGTGTTTTCACCTTAACGCGCaccacaacgacaacaacaacaacagccaaaacgacaacaacaaccaaagaCGATGCGGAtgccatttaa